One part of the Microvirga sp. TS319 genome encodes these proteins:
- a CDS encoding NAD(P)/FAD-dependent oxidoreductase, giving the protein MSTDHRVPSVNPGDPSWWFADAMKAEGGAAPSPSLSGEITVDVAIVGGGFTGLWTALALKERAPHLSIALIEASLCGSGASGKNGGKVHGYWSALAGMEANIGADGALAVARAGTRAQDAIRRFAKAPGRDVWWREAGNVRVSASAGQDVKISNYIATAKRLGVPDTVYALSPAEVAQRCKSPAFRGGIFLPEGANVHPARLARALRKAAIESGVAVYENTPMTGVDVGTPNRVRTPNGQIVAREVVLATNIELARRSDVKPHVTVFSSFALMTEPAPHALDQAGWHGDEGLADMRMFVHYFRKTRDGRVLMGSGSGPISYNGSTSDPGLTQDKASAARAERALRRLLPTFANVPVAKSWGGGIDISADRLPFFRTVPGTRVHYGCGYSGHGVNPTYMGGQCLASLVLGVKDEWSTLPLCTRDVPSLPPEPFRTIGGRFVRWGIIGSEEADERGAKAGPLMQAAAAIPRVFGLRIGTR; this is encoded by the coding sequence ATGTCCACTGATCACCGCGTTCCGAGCGTCAATCCGGGCGATCCCTCTTGGTGGTTCGCGGATGCCATGAAGGCGGAGGGAGGCGCTGCGCCGTCCCCGTCCCTTTCCGGCGAGATCACTGTGGATGTTGCGATCGTCGGTGGCGGCTTCACCGGCTTGTGGACGGCCCTTGCGCTGAAGGAGCGCGCGCCGCATCTTTCGATCGCCCTGATCGAAGCGTCCTTGTGCGGATCGGGCGCAAGCGGCAAGAACGGCGGCAAGGTCCACGGCTATTGGTCTGCTCTCGCGGGCATGGAGGCCAATATCGGAGCCGACGGCGCTCTGGCCGTCGCACGCGCCGGAACACGGGCCCAGGACGCCATCCGGCGCTTCGCGAAGGCTCCGGGCCGCGATGTTTGGTGGCGGGAGGCCGGCAACGTGCGCGTCTCGGCTTCCGCCGGGCAGGACGTGAAGATTTCGAACTATATCGCGACCGCGAAACGGCTCGGCGTTCCGGATACGGTCTACGCCCTCTCGCCGGCCGAGGTTGCCCAGCGCTGCAAGTCGCCGGCATTCCGCGGCGGCATTTTCCTGCCGGAGGGCGCGAATGTTCACCCTGCCCGGCTGGCGCGCGCTCTGCGCAAGGCCGCGATCGAATCCGGCGTTGCGGTCTATGAGAATACGCCGATGACGGGCGTCGACGTGGGGACGCCGAACCGCGTGCGCACGCCGAACGGTCAGATCGTTGCCCGCGAGGTCGTGCTCGCGACGAATATCGAGCTTGCGCGCCGCTCCGACGTGAAGCCTCATGTCACGGTGTTCTCGAGCTTCGCCCTGATGACCGAGCCCGCGCCGCATGCGCTCGACCAAGCCGGATGGCATGGCGACGAAGGGCTCGCCGATATGAGGATGTTCGTCCACTATTTCCGCAAGACGCGCGACGGGCGGGTTCTCATGGGTTCGGGCTCCGGCCCGATCAGCTATAACGGCAGCACCTCGGATCCCGGCCTCACGCAGGACAAGGCCTCGGCCGCCCGCGCCGAGCGGGCCCTTCGCCGATTGCTGCCGACCTTCGCCAATGTTCCCGTGGCGAAGAGCTGGGGCGGCGGCATCGACATCTCCGCCGACCGCCTGCCGTTCTTCCGGACCGTTCCGGGAACGCGCGTCCACTACGGCTGCGGCTATTCCGGCCATGGCGTGAACCCGACCTATATGGGCGGCCAGTGCCTGGCGTCGCTCGTTCTCGGGGTCAAGGACGAATGGTCGACGCTCCCCCTGTGCACGCGCGACGTTCCCTCGCTGCCGCCGGAGCCGTTCCGGACCATCGGCGGGCGCTTCGTGCGCTGGGGGATCATCGGTTCGGAAGAAGCGGACGAGCGTGGTGCCAAGGCGGGCCCGCTGATGCAGGCCGCAGCCGCCATCCCGCGGGTATTCGGCCTGCGCATCGGCACGCGCTAG
- a CDS encoding alkylhydroperoxidase domain protein — protein sequence MTDKTLSHPDNHEPLAFTQEELGWLPWLEPFPADQMTERHWAGLVEPSRVKSPYFLLLARDPDILQARTRTDKDIFYNTQNGLPRAERELAATATSRFNGCIYCASVHSRFATQYSKRGDDVQRLLEEGVDADLDTRWNAIVAASVALTATPVSFGETQIEALRRAGLDDLEIVDVINGAAFFNWANRLMLSLGEPALPAKAAA from the coding sequence ATGACCGACAAGACCCTTTCGCATCCTGACAACCACGAGCCCCTGGCCTTCACCCAGGAGGAGCTGGGCTGGCTGCCATGGCTCGAGCCGTTTCCCGCCGACCAGATGACCGAGAGGCACTGGGCCGGGCTCGTCGAGCCTTCGCGCGTCAAATCGCCCTACTTCCTGCTGCTCGCGCGCGATCCGGACATTCTTCAGGCCAGAACCAGAACCGACAAGGACATCTTTTACAACACGCAGAACGGCCTTCCCCGGGCGGAGCGGGAACTCGCCGCCACCGCGACCTCACGCTTCAACGGCTGCATCTACTGCGCGTCCGTCCATTCGCGTTTCGCCACGCAATATTCCAAGCGCGGCGACGACGTCCAGCGCCTTCTGGAGGAGGGCGTCGATGCGGATCTCGATACCCGCTGGAACGCCATCGTGGCGGCGTCCGTAGCGCTCACCGCGACCCCCGTCTCGTTTGGCGAAACGCAGATCGAGGCGCTGCGCCGGGCCGGGCTCGACGATCTCGAGATCGTCGACGTCATCAACGGCGCCGCCTTCTTCAACTGGGCGAACCGGCTGATGCTCTCCCTCGGGGAGCCAGCGCTTCCAGCGAAAGCCGCAGCTTGA
- a CDS encoding ABC transporter permease yields MPQYVIGRVGQAALVLWSAFTVSFVLLQALPGDAILIKFLNPELGLGPDQIAEIRASYAADAPFWAQYLHTAANFLTGHFGYSIQAGVPVSDLLLANLPPTLWLATLGFLLAVVLAVSISVASALLPVSWLRSLIQSVPSLFVATPVFWLGILLIQVFSFQFKLIPVIDPGPWEALLLPVLTLAIPISAPLAQILMRNIDDVMTEPFAAVARAKGASHHWVLWRHVAKNALLPTLTIGGILFGELLAGAVVTEAVFGLNGIGGLTQRAVGSQDIAVLQALVVFSALAFVFINLTVDLLYPVFDPRLRTTQGAVA; encoded by the coding sequence ATGCCGCAATACGTGATCGGAAGGGTCGGACAGGCAGCCCTCGTTCTCTGGTCAGCCTTCACCGTGTCGTTCGTTCTTCTGCAGGCGCTGCCCGGCGACGCCATTCTCATCAAGTTCCTCAATCCTGAGCTGGGTCTCGGGCCGGACCAGATCGCGGAGATCCGCGCCTCCTATGCGGCCGACGCTCCTTTCTGGGCACAGTATCTTCATACGGCCGCGAATTTTCTGACCGGCCATTTCGGCTATTCCATTCAGGCCGGCGTTCCCGTCAGCGATCTGCTGCTGGCCAACCTGCCTCCGACCCTGTGGCTGGCAACGCTCGGTTTCCTCCTCGCGGTCGTGCTGGCGGTCTCGATCTCGGTCGCCTCGGCGCTGCTTCCCGTCTCGTGGCTGCGGTCCCTCATCCAGTCCGTTCCGTCGCTCTTCGTCGCCACGCCGGTGTTCTGGCTGGGAATTCTGCTGATCCAGGTCTTCTCGTTCCAGTTCAAGCTCATTCCCGTAATCGACCCCGGTCCTTGGGAAGCGCTCCTTCTTCCCGTGCTGACCCTCGCCATTCCGATCTCGGCGCCCCTGGCCCAGATCCTGATGCGCAACATCGACGACGTGATGACCGAACCGTTCGCGGCGGTCGCTCGCGCCAAGGGGGCCTCGCATCACTGGGTGCTGTGGCGGCATGTGGCGAAGAACGCTCTTCTGCCGACGCTGACCATTGGCGGCATCCTCTTCGGCGAGCTTCTGGCCGGCGCAGTCGTGACGGAGGCAGTCTTCGGCCTCAACGGGATCGGTGGGCTCACCCAGCGCGCCGTCGGCAGCCAGGACATTGCAGTTCTTCAGGCGCTCGTCGTGTTTTCCGCTCTCGCCTTCGTTTTCATCAACCTCACGGTAGACCTGCTCTACCCCGTCTTCGATCCGCGCCTCAGAACAACTCAAGGAGCTGTCGCATGA
- a CDS encoding ABC transporter permease has translation MTGMNTTGRSLPRADAGVLQDRSALFAGRWFARASDPKVDSTLGIESDAPVLDERIVPAGNRGHFSLARPAGAARFASLRTIQPGLVLSWFVIALVVLWALVPQWFTNHSGTVGVARRQLRAPSAEHWLGTDAIGRDLLARIIYGAGNSLAGAIVAVGVGLVVGTALGLVAGSARGRVETIIMRGVDVLLSIPQLLLSLSIVILLGFGTVHAAIAVGVTSIASFARLARAEVVRVRASDYVEAAFGSGGTFARVLLRHILPNSLTSVVALAALQFGSAILAISTLGFLGYGAPPPTPEWGLLIAEGRNYLARAWWLTAAPGVVVILVVLSANRISQSFGKVRT, from the coding sequence ATGACCGGCATGAACACGACCGGGCGAAGCCTGCCGCGCGCCGATGCGGGCGTCCTGCAGGACAGATCCGCACTCTTCGCCGGACGCTGGTTCGCTAGAGCATCGGATCCAAAAGTGGATTCCACTCTTGGGATTGAATCCGATGCTCCCGTCTTGGATGAGCGCATCGTTCCTGCGGGAAACCGGGGCCACTTTTCGCTAGCGCGGCCCGCCGGGGCCGCACGATTCGCTAGTCTCAGGACGATTCAGCCTGGACTCGTGCTGTCCTGGTTCGTCATCGCCCTCGTCGTCCTGTGGGCGCTGGTCCCCCAATGGTTCACGAACCACAGCGGCACCGTCGGCGTGGCGCGCCGGCAGCTGCGCGCCCCCAGCGCCGAGCACTGGCTCGGCACCGATGCGATCGGTCGCGATCTCCTGGCGCGCATCATCTATGGCGCGGGCAACTCGCTCGCGGGCGCCATCGTGGCGGTCGGTGTAGGCCTCGTGGTGGGAACCGCGCTGGGCCTCGTTGCCGGTTCGGCGCGGGGCAGGGTGGAGACCATCATCATGCGCGGCGTCGATGTTCTTCTGTCGATCCCGCAGCTTCTTCTGTCCCTCAGCATCGTGATCCTGCTCGGGTTCGGCACCGTTCACGCGGCCATCGCCGTGGGGGTGACCTCCATCGCGAGCTTTGCCCGGCTTGCCCGCGCCGAAGTGGTGCGGGTGCGCGCCAGCGACTATGTCGAGGCCGCCTTCGGCAGCGGCGGAACCTTCGCCCGCGTGCTTCTGCGGCATATCTTGCCGAATTCCCTCACCTCCGTCGTGGCTCTCGCCGCGCTGCAGTTCGGCTCGGCGATCCTCGCCATCTCCACGCTCGGCTTTCTGGGCTACGGCGCGCCGCCTCCCACGCCCGAATGGGGCCTGCTGATCGCCGAGGGGCGCAACTATCTCGCGCGGGCCTGGTGGCTGACGGCCGCGCCGGGCGTCGTCGTGATCCTCGTGGTGCTGTCCGCAAACCGCATCAGCCAGTCCTTCGGAAAGGTCAGGACATGA
- a CDS encoding dipeptide ABC transporter ATP-binding protein has protein sequence MSQPILSVSNLTTAFRVEGVWKPVVRNVSFDVAERETLAVVGESGSGKSVTALSIMQLNPPNNSKVDGSIKLAGRELLALTNADMREIRGNEIAMIFQEPMTSLNPVLTVGFQIAEALILHRGLSRSQAEAETIRLLEKVRIPAAKSRFHDYPHRFSGGMRQRVMIALALACKPKLLIADEPTTALDVTIQAQILELIKDLQKEEGMAVLFITHDMGVVAEIADRTVVMYNGESVESGNTADIFTRAKHTYTRSLLSAVPKLGSMEGQRRPMRFPVVDKLTGESDVPAETPDTVAAAERPVLEVSNLTTRFEIRAGLFGRVKGRVHAVENVSFSLQRGETLALVGESGCGKSTTGRSVMRLQQPMGGSVLLDGEDLLRLDARALRERRKRIQMIFQDPFASLNPRMNVGDAIAAPLLINGLAGRSKARDKVAELLHHVGLSPDMASRFPHEFSGGQRQRVCIARALALEPSVIVADESVSALDVSVKAQVVNLMLDLQARMKLAYLFISHDMAVVERVSHRVAVMYLGEIVEIGPREAMFGNPQHPYTKRLLEAVPIADPARRHSKGAVSNSEIRSPVRPADYVPPARQYREVSPGHAVMVWGQEWAS, from the coding sequence ATGAGCCAACCGATCCTTTCCGTGAGCAACCTGACCACGGCCTTCCGTGTCGAGGGTGTCTGGAAGCCTGTCGTCCGCAACGTCTCGTTCGATGTCGCGGAAAGGGAAACTCTCGCCGTGGTGGGCGAATCGGGCTCGGGCAAGAGCGTGACCGCGCTCTCGATCATGCAGCTGAATCCACCGAATAACAGCAAGGTCGACGGCAGCATCAAGCTCGCGGGCCGGGAGCTCCTGGCCCTGACGAACGCGGATATGCGCGAGATCAGAGGCAACGAGATCGCCATGATCTTCCAGGAGCCGATGACTTCGCTGAACCCGGTGCTGACCGTCGGCTTCCAGATTGCCGAGGCGCTTATCCTGCACCGCGGCCTCTCGCGGTCGCAGGCCGAGGCCGAGACCATCAGGCTGCTCGAGAAGGTGCGCATTCCCGCGGCGAAATCCCGCTTCCACGACTATCCGCACCGCTTCTCCGGCGGCATGCGTCAGCGCGTGATGATCGCGCTGGCGCTGGCCTGCAAGCCGAAGCTGCTGATCGCGGACGAGCCGACGACCGCTCTGGATGTGACCATTCAGGCGCAGATCCTCGAGCTGATCAAGGATCTGCAGAAGGAAGAGGGCATGGCCGTCCTCTTCATCACGCACGACATGGGCGTCGTGGCGGAAATCGCGGACCGGACCGTCGTGATGTACAACGGCGAATCCGTCGAGAGCGGGAACACCGCCGATATCTTCACGCGGGCGAAGCACACCTATACGCGCTCGCTTCTCTCCGCCGTGCCGAAGCTCGGCTCCATGGAAGGTCAGCGGCGTCCCATGCGCTTTCCGGTCGTGGACAAACTCACCGGAGAGTCGGACGTGCCGGCGGAAACGCCCGATACGGTCGCGGCTGCCGAGCGGCCCGTGCTGGAGGTGTCCAATCTCACCACCCGCTTCGAGATCCGCGCCGGCCTGTTCGGCAGGGTCAAGGGAAGGGTCCACGCGGTCGAGAACGTCTCCTTCAGCCTGCAGCGCGGCGAGACGCTCGCGCTCGTTGGCGAATCCGGCTGCGGCAAATCGACCACGGGCCGCTCGGTCATGCGCCTGCAGCAGCCCATGGGCGGTTCGGTGCTTCTCGACGGCGAGGATCTGCTTCGGTTGGACGCGCGCGCCTTGCGGGAGCGCCGCAAGCGCATTCAGATGATCTTCCAGGACCCGTTCGCGAGCCTCAATCCCCGGATGAATGTCGGCGATGCGATCGCGGCTCCGCTCCTCATCAACGGCCTTGCCGGTCGCTCCAAGGCTCGCGACAAGGTCGCGGAGCTTCTGCATCATGTCGGATTGTCGCCGGACATGGCGAGCCGTTTCCCGCATGAGTTTTCAGGCGGTCAGCGGCAGCGCGTCTGCATCGCGCGCGCCCTTGCCCTTGAGCCCAGCGTCATTGTCGCCGACGAGTCGGTGTCGGCCCTCGACGTCTCCGTCAAGGCTCAGGTCGTCAACCTCATGCTGGACCTGCAGGCCAGGATGAAACTCGCCTATCTCTTCATTTCGCACGACATGGCGGTGGTCGAGCGCGTGAGCCACCGCGTCGCGGTGATGTATCTTGGCGAGATCGTGGAAATCGGTCCGCGCGAGGCGATGTTCGGCAATCCGCAGCATCCTTACACCAAGCGCCTGCTCGAGGCCGTGCCCATCGCCGATCCCGCGCGGCGGCACTCCAAGGGAGCGGTTTCGAATTCCGAGATCCGCAGTCCCGTGCGGCCGGCCGATTACGTGCCTCCGGCCCGGCAGTATCGCGAGGTTTCTCCGGGGCACGCCGTGATGGTCTGGGGCCAGGAATGGGCTTCCTGA
- a CDS encoding dipeptide ABC transporter ATP-binding protein, whose translation MTRALELTPSSSNASDIPLLEISNLSVAYRAGGEFHRVVHNVSLRVRPGEVVALVGESGSGKTTTAQAVIGLLAENARLESGAIRLNGTNILEWSQKRLATIRGRGISLVPQDPTSSLNPVRTIGSQVAEVLQIHRQGSAKEIEARVIELLTRVGLPQPELRVRQYPHELSGGMRQRVLIAIAVALRPALIVADEPTSALDVTVQKRILDLIDGLRAEYGTAVLLVTHDLGVAADRADHLVVLKNGRVQEQGPTAEVLANPRSDYTRKLLADAPSLGKVRPTSRTRRASASENAIVVENLVQEFSAAGGQDTFRAVDRISFAVQRGTTHAIVGESGSGKTTTARTIAGFQKPSSGRILVNGIDVTTLRGEELRRFRKTIQLVYQNPFASLDPLQTVFQIVEEPLLNFSPLPREDRARKVHDFLERVGLPQAVLSRRPRALSGGQRQRVAIARALVLDPQILVMDEAVSALDVTVQAQILGLLDELQKDLGLTYLFISHDLAVVHQISDTVSVLHNGRQVDSGSVEDVFLRPRSTYTRELIAAIPGQGRTVRDGHSHLTCGATP comes from the coding sequence ATGACCCGCGCGCTCGAACTCACCCCTTCGTCCAGCAATGCATCGGATATTCCCCTGCTGGAGATCAGCAACCTGTCCGTCGCCTATCGCGCCGGGGGCGAGTTCCACAGGGTCGTGCACAACGTCTCGCTTCGGGTGAGGCCAGGCGAGGTGGTGGCGCTCGTGGGCGAGTCGGGCTCCGGCAAGACGACGACGGCGCAGGCCGTGATCGGGCTCCTGGCCGAGAATGCCCGTCTGGAATCCGGCGCGATCCGCCTGAACGGCACGAATATTCTGGAATGGTCACAGAAGCGGCTCGCTACCATCCGAGGCAGAGGGATCAGCCTCGTCCCGCAGGATCCGACGAGCTCGCTCAACCCCGTCAGGACCATTGGGTCGCAGGTGGCGGAAGTGCTGCAGATCCACCGTCAGGGGAGCGCGAAGGAGATCGAGGCGCGGGTCATCGAGCTTCTCACCCGCGTCGGTCTCCCGCAGCCGGAACTGCGCGTCCGTCAGTATCCTCACGAATTGTCGGGCGGCATGCGTCAGCGTGTGCTGATCGCCATCGCGGTCGCCCTGCGGCCCGCGCTGATCGTCGCGGACGAGCCGACCAGTGCCCTCGACGTGACGGTGCAGAAGCGCATTCTCGATCTCATCGACGGATTGCGGGCGGAATACGGAACGGCGGTCCTTCTGGTGACGCACGACCTGGGAGTGGCCGCCGACCGTGCCGACCATCTCGTCGTTTTGAAGAACGGGCGCGTCCAGGAGCAGGGGCCGACCGCCGAGGTTCTGGCCAACCCGCGCAGCGACTATACGCGCAAGCTGCTCGCCGATGCGCCCTCGCTCGGCAAGGTTCGGCCGACCTCCCGGACGCGGCGCGCGAGCGCGAGCGAGAACGCCATCGTGGTCGAGAACCTCGTGCAGGAGTTTTCCGCCGCCGGGGGGCAAGACACGTTCAGGGCAGTGGACCGGATATCCTTCGCGGTCCAAAGGGGCACGACCCATGCCATCGTGGGCGAATCCGGATCGGGCAAGACGACGACCGCGCGCACCATCGCCGGCTTCCAGAAGCCCAGCTCGGGGCGCATCCTCGTCAACGGAATCGACGTCACCACCTTGCGGGGTGAGGAGCTCCGGCGGTTCCGCAAGACGATCCAGCTCGTCTATCAGAATCCCTTCGCATCGCTCGATCCCCTGCAGACGGTCTTCCAGATCGTCGAGGAGCCTCTTCTCAACTTCAGCCCTCTGCCGAGGGAGGATCGTGCCCGGAAGGTCCATGACTTTCTCGAAAGGGTCGGGCTTCCCCAGGCGGTCCTGAGCCGCAGGCCCCGCGCCCTGTCGGGCGGGCAGAGGCAGCGTGTCGCCATTGCCCGCGCGCTCGTGCTCGATCCGCAGATCCTGGTCATGGACGAGGCCGTGTCCGCTCTCGACGTCACGGTGCAGGCCCAGATCCTTGGACTTCTCGACGAGCTCCAGAAGGATCTAGGACTCACCTATCTCTTCATCTCCCACGATCTCGCGGTGGTCCACCAGATCTCCGACACGGTGTCCGTCCTTCACAACGGGCGGCAGGTCGACAGCGGCAGCGTCGAGGACGTGTTCCTGCGGCCCCGCAGCACCTACACGCGCGAGCTCATCGCTGCGATCCCCGGGCAGGGACGAACGGTCCGGGACGGTCACTCTCACCTTACCTGCGGAGCAACCCCATGA
- a CDS encoding RidA family protein, with amino-acid sequence MIERHENTGRLSKALVANGFVFLSGLTAKDRSGGVREQTADILAQIDHYLALAGTDKTRLVTGNVWLKDISTFNEMNEAWEAWVDPKCPPARATVEARLAHDAILVEIQVQGLV; translated from the coding sequence ATGATCGAGCGTCACGAAAACACCGGCCGCCTCAGCAAGGCCCTTGTCGCAAACGGTTTCGTCTTTCTGTCCGGTCTCACCGCGAAGGACCGCAGCGGCGGCGTTCGCGAACAAACGGCCGATATCCTCGCGCAGATCGACCATTATCTTGCGCTCGCGGGAACCGACAAGACGCGTCTGGTCACCGGCAATGTCTGGCTGAAGGACATCAGCACGTTCAACGAAATGAACGAAGCCTGGGAAGCCTGGGTCGACCCGAAATGCCCGCCCGCCCGCGCCACCGTCGAGGCCCGCCTCGCGCACGATGCCATTCTGGTCGAGATCCAGGTTCAAGGCCTCGTCTGA
- a CDS encoding helix-turn-helix domain-containing protein, whose translation MPPTAKPTPNSDLEAEFPDDQSRDIGQRLRSLRTERKLTIAELAAKAGVSSGIISQIERGASSPSINTLVKIRTALGVNLWQFFEDAPNPSVEKLHFVRRKDNRPRIVAGKMHLTKELLSPSSSENLRFMILTLPPGAESEEMLSGPGDKGGYVMSGRVELTVGDEVAELSEGDSFQFKSTLPHKLENRHGVEAKVIWIINIQDKHL comes from the coding sequence ATGCCCCCGACCGCCAAGCCCACGCCCAATTCGGACCTGGAAGCCGAATTTCCCGACGACCAGTCGCGGGATATCGGGCAAAGGTTGCGCAGCTTGCGCACGGAGAGAAAACTGACGATCGCGGAACTCGCCGCGAAGGCGGGAGTCTCCTCGGGCATCATCAGCCAGATCGAGCGCGGGGCGTCGAGTCCCTCGATCAACACCCTGGTGAAGATTCGCACGGCTCTCGGCGTCAATCTCTGGCAGTTCTTCGAAGATGCGCCGAATCCTTCGGTCGAGAAGCTGCATTTCGTGCGCCGCAAGGACAACCGTCCTCGCATCGTGGCCGGCAAGATGCACCTGACCAAGGAACTGCTTTCTCCGAGCAGCAGCGAAAATCTTCGCTTCATGATTCTGACGCTGCCGCCGGGAGCGGAAAGCGAGGAGATGCTGAGCGGGCCCGGCGACAAGGGCGGCTACGTCATGTCGGGGCGGGTCGAACTGACCGTCGGCGACGAAGTCGCCGAGCTTTCCGAAGGCGACAGCTTTCAGTTCAAGAGCACGCTCCCGCATAAGCTTGAGAACCGCCATGGCGTCGAAGCGAAGGTGATCTGGATCATCAATATCCAGGACAAGCACCTTTGA
- a CDS encoding putative FMN-dependent luciferase-like monooxygenase produces the protein MTMSLQPKRLGFFTRLLDQAGAGERYRVATEQIVHAERHGFDSAWVAQHHFHAAEGGLPSPLVFLAHAAARTSRIRLGTGIITLPLENPIRVAEDAVVLDLLSQGRLEVGVGTGGTPSSFTAFGLDSAHRSEIYERSLATLRDAWNGRPLVGGDMLYPDAPHLNERVWQATFSTWGGTRAGKAGDGLMLSRTQPRPKETPQATLAEIQHPIIDAYLEALPEGRAPRIVASRSLFVADKPEDALRLAEVGLRRVARDFAAKGHVIPGDTLTDLIAALDTHVGAPEDVIESLSRDTTLPRVTDLVFQVHSVDPPHEYILRSIELIAAEVAPALGWRKPVETPEKRIALVR, from the coding sequence ATGACGATGTCCTTGCAGCCGAAGCGTCTCGGCTTTTTCACCCGTCTTCTCGATCAGGCCGGCGCGGGAGAGCGCTATCGCGTCGCAACGGAGCAGATCGTCCATGCGGAGCGTCACGGCTTCGACTCGGCCTGGGTCGCGCAGCATCATTTCCACGCAGCGGAAGGCGGCCTTCCGTCGCCACTTGTGTTCCTGGCGCATGCGGCGGCGCGCACCTCCCGCATCCGTCTCGGCACGGGCATCATAACGCTGCCGCTCGAAAATCCGATCCGCGTTGCGGAGGACGCGGTGGTTCTCGATCTTTTGTCGCAGGGGCGTCTGGAGGTCGGGGTCGGGACGGGCGGGACGCCCTCGTCCTTCACGGCGTTCGGGCTGGACAGCGCGCATCGCTCGGAGATATACGAGCGCTCGCTGGCCACCCTGCGCGACGCCTGGAACGGCAGACCTCTCGTGGGCGGCGATATGCTTTATCCGGATGCGCCTCACCTGAACGAGCGCGTCTGGCAGGCGACCTTCTCGACTTGGGGCGGAACGCGCGCCGGCAAGGCGGGTGACGGGCTCATGCTCTCGCGCACCCAGCCGCGGCCGAAGGAAACGCCGCAGGCCACCCTCGCGGAGATCCAGCATCCCATCATCGACGCCTACCTGGAAGCGCTGCCCGAGGGCAGGGCGCCGCGCATCGTCGCCTCGCGCTCCCTCTTCGTCGCGGACAAGCCGGAGGACGCGCTGCGCCTTGCCGAAGTGGGACTTCGGCGCGTCGCCCGGGACTTCGCCGCCAAGGGGCATGTCATTCCCGGCGACACGCTGACCGATCTCATCGCGGCCCTCGACACCCATGTGGGCGCGCCGGAGGACGTGATCGAGAGCCTGAGCCGCGACACGACGCTGCCGCGCGTGACGGATCTCGTCTTCCAGGTGCATTCGGTCGACCCGCCGCACGAATACATCCTGCGCTCCATCGAGCTGATCGCCGCCGAAGTGGCGCCCGCCCTCGGCTGGCGAAAGCCTGTCGAGACGCCCGAAAAGCGCATCGCCCTCGTTCGCTGA
- a CDS encoding CMD domain protein — translation MSTVTSDVIDRLAGIAPGSRFDELRAHRPQARENAQKSYLALFEPDVPGNVTRLERRVIAAFVAGFHGQPAVADFYAAELRALGRPDIADVVDVEVARGAAEGPYGRYPQGPLSVEDRKGPDYRVASDREAILGSRLVAALAHAHLLVFHPRDASAAALQALLDADWSTTDIVTLSQLVAFLSFQIRVVVGLRALAASEADTDATAQPVFTALLASGAI, via the coding sequence ATGAGCACAGTCACATCGGACGTCATCGACCGTCTTGCCGGCATCGCGCCCGGCTCGCGCTTCGATGAGCTTCGCGCCCACCGGCCCCAGGCACGGGAGAATGCGCAGAAAAGCTACCTCGCGCTTTTCGAGCCCGACGTGCCGGGCAACGTCACTCGCCTGGAGCGCCGTGTGATCGCGGCCTTCGTGGCGGGTTTTCATGGGCAGCCTGCGGTCGCCGATTTCTATGCGGCGGAACTGCGGGCGCTCGGCCGTCCCGACATTGCCGACGTGGTCGACGTTGAGGTCGCACGGGGCGCGGCGGAGGGCCCCTATGGTCGGTATCCGCAGGGGCCGCTTTCCGTTGAGGATCGGAAGGGACCGGACTATCGCGTGGCGTCCGATCGCGAGGCGATCCTCGGATCCCGACTGGTCGCGGCCCTGGCGCATGCGCACCTGCTCGTCTTCCATCCGCGTGACGCGAGCGCCGCGGCGCTGCAGGCGCTGCTCGATGCCGACTGGTCGACGACCGACATCGTGACCCTGTCGCAGCTCGTGGCGTTCCTGTCGTTTCAGATCCGCGTGGTCGTGGGCTTGCGCGCCCTCGCCGCATCGGAGGCCGACACCGATGCAACGGCCCAACCCGTCTTCACGGCTCTCCTGGCGTCCGGCGCCATCTGA